A region from the Alnus glutinosa chromosome 5, dhAlnGlut1.1, whole genome shotgun sequence genome encodes:
- the LOC133869542 gene encoding ras-related protein RABA5a, protein MAFYSEEEKSEDYLFKIVLIGDSAVGKSNLLARFARDEFYSNSKSTIGVEFQTQKMDINGKEIKAQIWDTAGQERFRAVTSAYYRGAVGALLVYDISRRQTFDNIGRWLNELQTHSDMNVVTILVGNKSDLKDAREVSTADGKSLAEARGLFFMETSALDSSNVAAAFQTVVTEIYHILSRKVMISQELKKQDPTWMGNGKTVVVLQGGNQEADVEPRKGWCCSS, encoded by the exons ATGGCCTTTTATtccgaagaagaaaaatctgagGATTACCTCTTCAAGATCGTTTTAATTGGTGATTCAGCTGTTGGAAAATCGAATTTGCTTGCAAGATTTGCTAGAGATGAGTTCTACTCTAATTCAAAGTCAACAATAGGAGTGGAGTTCCAAACCCAAAAGATGGATATCAATGGAAAGGAAATCAAGGCTCAGATCTGGGACACAGCAGGTCAAGAACGATTCAGGGCTGTTACATCTGCATATTATAGAGGTGCTGTTGGAGCTCTTCTTGTGTACGACATCAGCAGACGCCAGACATTTGATAACATTGGCAGATGGCTTAATGAACTTCAAA CGCACTCCGACATGAATGTCGTTACGATACTTGTTGGCAATAAGTCTGATCTCAAGGATGCGAGGGAGGTATCCACTGCTGACGGCAAGTCCTTGGCAGAAGCACGGGGTTTGTTTTTTATGGAAACATCTGCTCTTGATTCCTCCAATGTAGCTGCAGCTTTTCAGACAGTTGTGACAGAGATCTACCATATATTAAGCCGAAAAGTGATGATATCTCAAGAGCTCAAGAAACAAGATCCTACCTGGATGGGAAATGGAAAAACTGTGGTGGTTTTGCAGGGAGGGAACCAAGAAGCAGATGTAGAGCCTAGAAAAGGTTGGTGTTGCTCATCTTAA
- the LOC133868338 gene encoding U-box domain-containing protein 4 isoform X1: MVSIEDSHSSSNRFPLARNLYSPKVHRHSMGRSMRTIRSNAYQRNDDESSCCSFVVERSGCASENLTDSGIDMRLSELAMRNGKSLKSTSSSEMEEMKEFLDLSQAFSDLSVYSSDISGELQRLATLPATLLDNNGEDAGVAEAAEPCSGFLQRETFSTEIIESISPEDLQPTVKICVDGLQSPSIAVKRSAAAKLRLLAKNRADNRALIGESGAVPALIPLLRCSSDPLTQEHAVTALLNLSLHDGNKALITNAGAIKSLVYVLKTGTEISKQNAACALLSLALLEENKSSIGACGAIPPLVSLVLNGSSRGKKDALTTLYKLCTIRPNKERALSAGAVKPLMELVAEQGNGMAEKAMVVLSSLAAIEEGREAIVEEGGIAVLVEAIEDGSVKGKEFAVLTLLQLCADSVRNRGLLVREGAIPPLVALSQTGCVSVRAKHKAETLLGYLREPRQEAAASSSP, from the exons ATGGTTTCTATAGAAGACTCCCATTCGAGCTCCAACCGTTTCCCTCTAGCCCGAAACTTGTATTCGCCGAAAGTTCACCGACACAGCATGGGCCGGTCGATGCGCACGATACGGTCCAACGCGTACCAAAGAAACGACGACGAGAGCAGTTGCTGCTCATTTGTCGTCGAGAGATCGGGATGTGCATCCGAGAACCTGACCGATTCGGGCATCGACATGCGGCTGAGCGAGCTTGCAATGCGGAACGGCAAGTCGCTGAAGTCCACGTCTTCGTCTGAGATGGAGGAGATGAAGGAGTTTCTGGATCTTTCCCAGGCCTTCAGCGACCTCTCAGTTTACAGCAGCGACATCTCCGGGGAGCTACAGAGGCTAGCGACCTTGCCCGCGACGTTGTTGGACAACAACGGCGAGGATGCTGGCGTGGCGGAGGCGGCCGAGCCGTGTTCGGGGTTTCTACAGAGGGAGACCTTCTCGACGGAGATAATCGAGAGCATTTCGCCGGAGGATCTCCAGCCTACGGTGAAGATCTGCGTGGACGGGCTCCAATCGCCTTCTATAGCCGTGAAGCGGTCGGCGGCGGCCAAGCTGAGGCTTTTGGCGAAGAACCGTGCCGATAACCGGGCTCTGATCGGCGAGTCCGGTGCGGTCCCTGCTTTGATTCCGCTTCTCCGGTGCAGTAGCGATCCATTGACGCAAGAACACGCCGTCACGGCCTTGCTTAACCTCTCTCTTCACGACGGCAACAAGGCCTTGATCACAAACGCCGGTGCGATCAAGTCCTTAGTGTACGTGCTCAAGACCGGCACCGAGATCTCCAAGCAGAACGCCGCGTGCGCGTTGCTCAGCCTGGCTCTGCTGGAG gagaacaaaagctccatCGGGGCCTGCGGGGCAATCCCGCCGCTGGTGTCGTTGGTGCTGAATGGTTCGAGTAGGGGGAAGAAGGACGCTTTAACGACGTTGTATAAGCTCTGCACGATAAGGCCGAACAAGGAGAGGGCTTTGAGCGCCGGGGCCGTGAAGCCGCTGATGGAGCTGGTGGCAGAGCAGGGGAATGGGATGGCGGAGAAGGCGATGGTGGTGCTGAGTAGCCTGGCGGCGATTGAGGAGGGGAGGGAGGCCATTGTGGAGGAGGGTGGGATTGCGGTGCTGGTGGAGGCTATCGAGGATGGGTCGGTCAAAGGGAAGGAGTTTGCCGTGCTGACGCTGTTGCAGCTGTGTGCAGACAGCGTCAGGAACCGAGGGTTGCTGGTGAGGGAGGGGGCGATTCCTCCGCTGGTGGCGCTCTCACAGACGGGGTGCGTTAGTGTTAGAGCTAAGCACAAG GCTGAAACGCTTCTTGGGTATTTGAGAGAACCCAGGCAAGAGGCAGCAGCCTCTTCAAGTCCTTAG
- the LOC133868338 gene encoding U-box domain-containing protein 4 isoform X2 — MVSIEDSHSSSNRFPLARNLYSPKVHRHSMGRSMRTIRSNAYQRNDDESSCCSFVVERSGCASENLTDSGIDMRLSELAMRNGKSLKSTSSSEMEEMKEFLDLSQAFSDLSVYSSDISGELQRLATLPATLLDNNGEDAGVAEAAEPCSGFLQRETFSTEIIESISPEDLQPTVKICVDGLQSPSIAVKRSAAAKLRLLAKNRADNRALIGESGAVPALIPLLRCSSDPLTQEHAVTALLNLSLHDGNKALITNAGAIKSLVYVLKTGTEISKQNAACALLSLALLEENKSSIGACGAIPPLVSLVLNGSSRGKKDALTTLYKLCTIRPNKERALSAGAVKPLMELVAEQGNGMAEKAMVVLSSLAAIEEGREAIVEEGGIAVLVEAIEDGSVKGKEFAVLTLLQLCADSVRNRGLLVREGAIPPLVALSQTGCVSVRAKHKVSG, encoded by the exons ATGGTTTCTATAGAAGACTCCCATTCGAGCTCCAACCGTTTCCCTCTAGCCCGAAACTTGTATTCGCCGAAAGTTCACCGACACAGCATGGGCCGGTCGATGCGCACGATACGGTCCAACGCGTACCAAAGAAACGACGACGAGAGCAGTTGCTGCTCATTTGTCGTCGAGAGATCGGGATGTGCATCCGAGAACCTGACCGATTCGGGCATCGACATGCGGCTGAGCGAGCTTGCAATGCGGAACGGCAAGTCGCTGAAGTCCACGTCTTCGTCTGAGATGGAGGAGATGAAGGAGTTTCTGGATCTTTCCCAGGCCTTCAGCGACCTCTCAGTTTACAGCAGCGACATCTCCGGGGAGCTACAGAGGCTAGCGACCTTGCCCGCGACGTTGTTGGACAACAACGGCGAGGATGCTGGCGTGGCGGAGGCGGCCGAGCCGTGTTCGGGGTTTCTACAGAGGGAGACCTTCTCGACGGAGATAATCGAGAGCATTTCGCCGGAGGATCTCCAGCCTACGGTGAAGATCTGCGTGGACGGGCTCCAATCGCCTTCTATAGCCGTGAAGCGGTCGGCGGCGGCCAAGCTGAGGCTTTTGGCGAAGAACCGTGCCGATAACCGGGCTCTGATCGGCGAGTCCGGTGCGGTCCCTGCTTTGATTCCGCTTCTCCGGTGCAGTAGCGATCCATTGACGCAAGAACACGCCGTCACGGCCTTGCTTAACCTCTCTCTTCACGACGGCAACAAGGCCTTGATCACAAACGCCGGTGCGATCAAGTCCTTAGTGTACGTGCTCAAGACCGGCACCGAGATCTCCAAGCAGAACGCCGCGTGCGCGTTGCTCAGCCTGGCTCTGCTGGAG gagaacaaaagctccatCGGGGCCTGCGGGGCAATCCCGCCGCTGGTGTCGTTGGTGCTGAATGGTTCGAGTAGGGGGAAGAAGGACGCTTTAACGACGTTGTATAAGCTCTGCACGATAAGGCCGAACAAGGAGAGGGCTTTGAGCGCCGGGGCCGTGAAGCCGCTGATGGAGCTGGTGGCAGAGCAGGGGAATGGGATGGCGGAGAAGGCGATGGTGGTGCTGAGTAGCCTGGCGGCGATTGAGGAGGGGAGGGAGGCCATTGTGGAGGAGGGTGGGATTGCGGTGCTGGTGGAGGCTATCGAGGATGGGTCGGTCAAAGGGAAGGAGTTTGCCGTGCTGACGCTGTTGCAGCTGTGTGCAGACAGCGTCAGGAACCGAGGGTTGCTGGTGAGGGAGGGGGCGATTCCTCCGCTGGTGGCGCTCTCACAGACGGGGTGCGTTAGTGTTAGAGCTAAGCACAAGGTGAGTG GCTGA